GACTCGACCCTTGCCAAGTCTTGGAGGAGGATCCGTGTCCGCTTAGCGAAGTCCGGTGCGCCGGGCTTCATTGGGACTAGGACGACTTCATCCGCCGGCCCGGGGAGGCTCCACAGCTCGGCGACGTCTCCGCCCGATACGGGAGCCCACCCGGTGACCTTCAAGTAGCTGCGGATCTCTCCGGGGCCAAAGTCTGGGCCGTTGTCCACCATGTCAGTTCAACCCCAGACCAGCGCTGTTGGTCATGCGTCGCGCCGCATCGAACATGGTGCCCATGGCCTTCACGGTGAGCTCCTGGTGCTCAGGAAGGTGAATTGCGGTGGTGGAGCTGCCGGCAGCATGTCCCATGCCATGGAGAGAGGCCCAGTAGCCGTGGCAGGCAAGGACTATCGAGTCGGACTGATGGGTGACCCACCGCCCTATGTCGGGCGGAACGATGAGTAGGGCCAAGTGCCCAGGTGCTGAGCGCTCCGGGTCACGCAACT
The Streptomyces tuirus genome window above contains:
- a CDS encoding DUF4365 domain-containing protein, with product MAAEATSWQKEQVSRAYVHALATQGGYTLCDWNVDKDGVDVTLRSRGLMVDIQLKCTQSPRTVRSGYSFDLDIETYDKLRDPERSAPGHLALLIVPPDIGRWVTHQSDSIVLACHGYWASLHGMGHAAGSSTTAIHLPEHQELTVKAMGTMFDAARRMTNSAGLGLN